Proteins encoded by one window of Xiphias gladius isolate SHS-SW01 ecotype Sanya breed wild chromosome 15, ASM1685928v1, whole genome shotgun sequence:
- the LOC120800370 gene encoding lipopolysaccharide-induced tumor necrosis factor-alpha factor homolog: protein MANAQVPVAAVGPLGDSPVQIVCPKCCQAVLTEVHYTSGLLTYLFCGGLFFCGFVLGCCLIPFCVDRLRDAKHTCPTCKTVLGVYKRL, encoded by the exons ATGGCAAATGCACAAGTGCCTGTTG CGGCAGTCGGCCCATTAGGAGACAGTCCAGTTCAGATTGTCTGTCCTAAGTGCTGCCAGGCAGTCCTCACCGAGGTGCACTACACCTCTGGCTTGCTCACCTACCTTTTCTGTGGAGGCCTCTTCTTCTGTGG CTTTGTTTTAGGTTGCTGTCTCATCCCCTTCTGTGTTGACCGGCTGAGAGATGCCAAGCACACCTGTCCTACCTGCAAGACGGTTCTCGGCGTGTATAAACGCTTATAA